A single region of the Thermococcus paralvinellae genome encodes:
- a CDS encoding NAD(P)/FAD-dependent oxidoreductase: MSDIVVIGGGIVGVSIAHELAKRGENVTLFEKRYIGSGSTFRCATGIRQQFGDEANIQVMKRSVELWKKYSEEYEFPFDQTGYLFLLYSEEEVEDFKKNIALQNKFGVPTRLITPEEAKEIAPLINIDEVIAASWNPTDGKADPFFAVTAFARKAKEYGAKIYEYTEVKDILVEKGEIKGVKTNRGFFKADIVVNAANAWAPLINIMAGIPIDIPIRPYKHQSIITQPIERGSIKPMVISFRHHDAYITQTHHGGVIGGIGLEYGPTYDLTPTYEYLKEVTKTLPQIVPALKNLRILRMWAGYYAKTPDSNPAIGRIEEIDQLYIAAGFSGHGFMMSPAVGEMIAELIIKGRTHLPIWWYDPYRFERGELREKAIQMG; this comes from the coding sequence ATGAGTGATATTGTTGTTATTGGTGGGGGAATTGTTGGTGTGTCAATAGCGCATGAATTGGCAAAGCGCGGTGAGAATGTAACTTTGTTTGAAAAAAGGTATATAGGTTCTGGTTCAACTTTTAGATGTGCAACAGGTATAAGGCAGCAATTTGGAGATGAGGCCAATATTCAGGTTATGAAGCGCTCAGTAGAGCTTTGGAAGAAGTACAGTGAAGAATACGAATTTCCATTTGACCAGACTGGCTATTTATTTCTTCTCTACAGTGAAGAGGAAGTTGAGGACTTTAAGAAGAATATTGCTTTACAGAACAAGTTTGGGGTCCCCACTAGGTTGATAACTCCTGAGGAAGCTAAGGAAATAGCACCTTTAATAAATATTGACGAAGTTATTGCCGCTTCTTGGAATCCAACTGATGGAAAGGCAGACCCATTCTTTGCAGTTACAGCCTTTGCAAGAAAAGCAAAGGAGTATGGAGCAAAGATATATGAATACACGGAAGTTAAAGATATACTAGTTGAGAAAGGTGAGATTAAGGGAGTAAAAACCAATAGAGGGTTTTTCAAAGCGGATATAGTAGTGAATGCCGCAAATGCATGGGCTCCTCTAATAAACATAATGGCTGGTATACCAATTGACATACCAATTAGGCCATACAAACATCAGTCAATAATAACACAGCCCATAGAGAGAGGTTCCATCAAACCAATGGTTATTTCTTTCAGACATCATGATGCCTATATTACCCAAACCCACCATGGAGGTGTCATTGGAGGAATTGGACTGGAATATGGTCCAACCTATGATCTAACACCAACCTACGAATACCTAAAAGAAGTCACAAAAACACTGCCTCAGATTGTTCCAGCATTAAAGAATCTCAGAATTCTAAGAATGTGGGCTGGATACTATGCTAAGACTCCAGATAGCAATCCAGCAATTGGCAGAATAGAGGAAATTGACCAATTGTACATTGCAGCGGGTTTCAGTGGACACGGCTTCATGATGAGTCCTGCTGTTGGGGAGATGATAGCTGAGTTAATAATCAAAGGAAGAACTCACCTACCGATTTGGTGGTACGACCCATATAGATTTGAACGTGGGGAACTTAGAGAAAAGGCTATCCAGATGGGATAA
- a CDS encoding FAD-dependent oxidoreductase, which translates to MRPLDIYEKDPSKQVTIYFEGTPLIAYEGEKISVALLANGIRWISISSEGRKRGAFAFGPALVKINGIKNKDARKTKVKDGMRIERQTYLEYQESVEVDKSKPPEKYVIDVAIVGGGIAGIGATLELQDYLTVALIEEKGYLGGDMRRKSVPVKKFDNKEAKEVVKDLVTKLNKNVKVFKGTTLLGIYRDGNLFLLSAAKGERLVEIYAKKVILATGAVDNFMLFENNEMPGVFRRDFALELINVWGVKPGNKVAVVGRKPEDIVPELERVGIEYIIVKNPKRVEGEESVERIIDIEGNVYEVDAVIMSDGRRPDMNPITLVGGKIIFKNGAYVPVKNDKNEIIEGVYVAGSVASLKSHYANYLEGRLVARYILNELGVGVSIQELKEEFEKINKEIEEPLPQIDLSKLNLEETYICGCDVTLKSVVDVVNGGITNLQIVKRLTHLAMGFCQGRYCLFNGAVIVSKLSGIDMDKIDLPTARPPLKPVTMKVIGNE; encoded by the coding sequence ATGAGACCTCTTGATATATATGAGAAAGACCCTTCTAAGCAGGTAACAATATACTTTGAAGGCACTCCCTTGATAGCTTATGAAGGAGAAAAAATTTCAGTTGCTCTTTTAGCTAATGGAATTCGGTGGATTAGTATAAGCAGCGAAGGAAGAAAAAGAGGTGCTTTTGCATTTGGGCCAGCTCTCGTAAAGATAAATGGCATTAAAAACAAAGATGCCAGAAAAACCAAAGTCAAAGACGGTATGAGAATTGAAAGGCAGACATATCTCGAGTACCAAGAGAGCGTAGAAGTTGATAAAAGCAAGCCGCCTGAGAAGTATGTGATTGATGTTGCTATTGTTGGTGGAGGAATAGCTGGCATTGGTGCAACTTTAGAGCTCCAAGATTATCTAACTGTTGCATTGATAGAAGAAAAAGGCTACCTTGGGGGTGATATGAGACGAAAAAGTGTTCCAGTGAAGAAATTTGATAACAAAGAAGCAAAAGAAGTCGTGAAAGATCTTGTAACAAAACTCAACAAGAATGTTAAAGTGTTTAAAGGAACTACACTCCTTGGCATTTATAGGGATGGGAATCTTTTCCTGCTTTCTGCAGCCAAAGGAGAACGACTGGTTGAGATATATGCTAAAAAAGTGATTTTAGCTACAGGAGCTGTTGATAACTTCATGCTCTTTGAAAACAATGAAATGCCCGGGGTTTTTAGACGGGATTTTGCTCTTGAACTCATAAATGTCTGGGGAGTTAAACCGGGTAACAAAGTTGCTGTTGTTGGAAGAAAGCCGGAGGACATAGTGCCAGAACTTGAAAGAGTTGGTATTGAATATATCATTGTGAAAAATCCAAAAAGGGTAGAAGGAGAAGAGAGTGTAGAAAGGATAATTGACATTGAAGGGAATGTTTATGAGGTCGATGCAGTCATAATGTCAGACGGTAGGAGACCGGACATGAATCCAATAACTCTAGTGGGAGGAAAAATAATCTTCAAGAACGGTGCATATGTTCCAGTAAAGAATGATAAGAATGAAATAATTGAAGGAGTTTACGTTGCTGGAAGCGTTGCTTCTCTGAAAAGTCATTATGCAAATTATTTAGAGGGGAGACTGGTTGCCAGGTACATACTGAATGAGCTTGGAGTTGGAGTTAGCATTCAAGAGCTCAAAGAAGAATTTGAAAAGATCAACAAGGAAATTGAAGAACCTTTGCCCCAAATAGACCTATCAAAGCTGAATCTTGAGGAAACATATATCTGTGGGTGTGACGTTACACTGAAATCTGTTGTTGATGTTGTCAACGGTGGTATTACAAATCTCCAAATAGTAAAACGTCTCACTCACTTAGCAATGGGATTTTGTCAAGGGAGATATTGTCTATTTAACGGAGCAGTTATTGTAAGCAAGCTTTCTGGTATTGATATGGATAAGATAGATCTTCCCACTGCTAGGCCTCCGTTGAAACCCGTTACAATGAAGGTGATTGGCAATGAGTGA
- a CDS encoding ornithine cyclodeaminase family protein has product MLVLSRNDLEKILSMKEVIKAIEKAFLELYNRTAKVPLRIIIDIEKHKGTMLYMPCYLEENDALAIKVVSVYGENLKKGFPTIFATVLVNDPETGKPLAIMEGGYLTAMRTGATSGVATKYLARKDSRTVGIIGAGVQARTQLWAVYEVRPLKKVFVYDISMERAKSFADYMSKKLGIEIIIAKSPEEVVRNSDILILATTAKQPVIDGDWIREGTHINSIGWVGPEGRELDSKTVRKAKLIVDSKDAVLKESGDIIIPIKEGIIDESHIYAELGEIVSGAKKGRTSNEEITLFKSVGLAIEDAITAKLAYEKAIKENIGKEIEF; this is encoded by the coding sequence ATGTTAGTCTTAAGTAGAAATGACTTGGAAAAAATTCTCTCAATGAAAGAGGTTATTAAAGCCATAGAAAAAGCATTTCTTGAACTTTATAATAGAACAGCTAAAGTTCCATTAAGAATCATAATCGATATAGAGAAACATAAAGGCACTATGCTTTATATGCCTTGCTATCTTGAAGAAAATGATGCATTGGCAATAAAAGTTGTATCGGTCTATGGGGAAAATCTGAAAAAAGGTTTCCCCACAATCTTTGCAACTGTTCTCGTAAATGATCCTGAAACAGGAAAACCTTTAGCAATCATGGAAGGAGGATACTTAACTGCCATGAGAACTGGAGCAACAAGCGGTGTTGCAACTAAGTATCTTGCAAGGAAAGATTCCAGAACTGTCGGAATAATTGGAGCTGGGGTGCAAGCAAGAACCCAGCTATGGGCAGTCTATGAAGTCAGACCACTTAAAAAAGTCTTTGTCTATGACATATCCATGGAGCGAGCAAAAAGTTTCGCTGATTATATGTCCAAAAAGCTTGGGATTGAAATTATAATCGCGAAAAGTCCCGAAGAAGTCGTTAGAAATTCGGATATACTTATCTTAGCAACCACTGCAAAACAGCCTGTAATAGATGGAGACTGGATAAGAGAAGGTACTCACATAAATTCCATAGGATGGGTAGGTCCAGAAGGCAGAGAACTCGATTCAAAAACTGTAAGAAAAGCAAAACTCATTGTTGATTCAAAAGATGCCGTCTTAAAAGAGTCAGGGGATATAATTATCCCAATAAAAGAGGGTATTATTGATGAAAGCCATATATACGCCGAGCTTGGAGAGATTGTAAGCGGAGCCAAAAAAGGCAGAACTTCTAATGAGGAAATAACACTGTTTAAGAGTGTTGGACTAGCGATTGAAGACGCCATTACTGCAAAACTTGCTTATGAGAAAGCCATCAAAGAAAACATTGGTAAAGAGATAGAATTTTGA
- a CDS encoding proline racemase family protein: MLAKNVLYVVDTHTEGEPTRILLSGVHVKGKDIIEKREYFKKHYDWIRTVLLHEPRGHADQFGAVLVSSEIADFGVIYMDTSGYLDMCGHATMGIATALVELGIVEAKEPYTTVKLETPAGLVKAKARIEDGTVKEVTVVDVPSFHVGEFDIEFPNVGKVNVDVAFGGNFYVIADARELGTRVRREYIRELIPTALKLIKVANEQIKVHHPRRGVQNRINLAMLTDEPEREDSNGKNVVIWGEGSVDRSPCGTGSAARVATLYSKGILKIGDTFVHESILGTQFKIKIIDTTRIGEYTAIIPEITGSAYITKVSQDIISRNDPLWKGFLLR; the protein is encoded by the coding sequence ATGCTAGCTAAAAATGTCCTATATGTTGTTGATACCCATACTGAAGGAGAACCAACTAGAATTCTTCTTTCAGGAGTACATGTCAAAGGAAAGGACATTATAGAAAAAAGGGAGTACTTCAAAAAGCATTATGACTGGATAAGGACAGTTCTCCTACATGAACCCAGAGGACATGCAGACCAATTTGGAGCCGTGTTAGTTTCTTCTGAAATAGCAGATTTTGGAGTTATATACATGGATACCTCGGGCTATTTAGATATGTGCGGACATGCAACCATGGGAATTGCGACTGCATTAGTTGAATTGGGCATAGTTGAAGCCAAAGAGCCTTACACTACCGTGAAACTTGAAACACCTGCGGGGTTAGTGAAGGCAAAGGCAAGGATCGAGGATGGGACTGTTAAAGAAGTCACCGTTGTCGATGTTCCAAGCTTCCATGTGGGAGAGTTTGATATAGAGTTTCCCAATGTGGGAAAAGTGAATGTAGATGTAGCATTCGGTGGTAATTTCTACGTGATAGCGGATGCAAGAGAGTTGGGTACTAGGGTTAGAAGAGAGTATATACGAGAGTTAATTCCCACAGCCCTAAAGCTGATTAAGGTTGCCAATGAACAAATAAAAGTTCATCATCCAAGAAGGGGTGTTCAAAATAGAATAAACTTGGCTATGCTTACCGATGAGCCAGAAAGAGAAGACTCCAATGGTAAGAATGTTGTGATATGGGGAGAAGGAAGTGTTGATAGAAGTCCCTGTGGCACTGGAAGTGCAGCAAGAGTGGCAACACTTTACTCAAAAGGCATCCTTAAGATTGGAGACACATTTGTCCATGAGAGCATACTCGGAACGCAATTTAAGATTAAAATTATAGATACCACAAGGATCGGAGAGTACACTGCCATAATCCCAGAGATAACAGGAAGTGCATACATAACAAAGGTATCTCAGGACATAATTTCCAGAAATGATCCTCTATGGAAAGGATTCCTATTAAGATAA
- a CDS encoding sodium-dependent transporter: protein MAEKGEHWGTRLGFIFAILGAMIGSGNIWRFPRMMAMYGGGAFLIPYSIALFTVAIPLLIAEGIIGRETGKSTILGFAKYAGKKYAWLGAWVAWVNIAIMFYYAVVNGWALAYFVKGLTGLYASYAPGKGLETWNAFISGWQPLLFTILVWIFTWYVMAKGVRGIEKVATFMVPSLLVFLAIVAIRAILMPGSEVALNYMFKFDISKLSNAEAWLQAYSQVLWSTGAGWGIFLTYTSYFRKNDDINLNAHITGFGDTSGALLGGLAVITTVAVTAPLIGLDPFKVYAEGNVGLTFIWLTELFPKVPLGFLIGTLFYLALFFAAFTSQIAITDVFVKNVVDFGVPRKKAATYAAVVGLVAGIPAAISINWLNNQDWAWGVGLLVSSVVISYVMLKTGLEKNREIANRGSDIKIGKWWDILVGYVTPLSIIIVMLWWIKQSISWYPDTWWKPTEIYSTGTVIFQWALAMIVIYVVVNKFLMPKIEARLAEEG from the coding sequence TTGGCAGAAAAGGGTGAACATTGGGGTACTAGATTGGGTTTTATTTTTGCAATACTTGGTGCAATGATTGGAAGTGGAAACATCTGGCGTTTCCCAAGAATGATGGCAATGTACGGTGGTGGAGCGTTCTTAATTCCATACAGTATTGCACTGTTCACAGTTGCAATTCCATTGTTAATTGCAGAGGGTATCATTGGAAGAGAAACTGGAAAGAGCACTATTCTCGGATTCGCAAAATATGCAGGGAAAAAGTATGCATGGTTGGGAGCATGGGTTGCATGGGTTAACATTGCAATTATGTTCTATTACGCTGTTGTCAACGGTTGGGCACTGGCATATTTCGTTAAAGGATTGACAGGTCTCTATGCCAGCTATGCCCCAGGTAAGGGTCTAGAAACATGGAATGCATTCATTTCTGGATGGCAACCACTGCTATTCACGATATTAGTTTGGATATTTACATGGTACGTAATGGCAAAGGGAGTCAGAGGAATTGAAAAAGTTGCAACGTTTATGGTACCATCATTGTTGGTGTTTTTGGCAATTGTCGCAATAAGAGCAATATTAATGCCTGGCTCAGAAGTTGCCCTGAACTACATGTTTAAGTTTGATATCTCTAAGCTTTCAAATGCAGAAGCTTGGCTTCAGGCATATAGTCAGGTGCTCTGGAGTACAGGTGCTGGATGGGGTATATTCCTAACATATACATCATACTTCAGGAAGAATGATGATATAAACTTAAACGCACATATCACAGGATTCGGTGATACAAGCGGTGCTTTGCTCGGTGGACTTGCCGTGATTACAACAGTAGCTGTTACTGCTCCACTCATCGGTCTTGATCCATTCAAGGTGTACGCAGAAGGTAACGTCGGTTTAACATTCATCTGGCTCACTGAGCTGTTCCCGAAAGTCCCATTAGGGTTCCTAATTGGAACACTGTTCTACCTAGCGCTGTTCTTTGCAGCATTTACATCCCAAATTGCTATTACAGATGTCTTCGTTAAGAACGTTGTTGACTTTGGAGTTCCAAGAAAGAAGGCAGCCACATACGCTGCTGTTGTAGGTCTTGTTGCCGGGATTCCAGCAGCAATCAGCATTAACTGGCTCAACAATCAAGACTGGGCATGGGGTGTCGGATTGCTTGTCAGCTCAGTTGTGATATCATACGTGATGCTCAAGACAGGATTAGAGAAGAACAGAGAGATCGCCAACAGAGGTTCAGATATCAAGATTGGCAAGTGGTGGGACATCTTAGTCGGTTATGTTACACCGCTAAGCATAATCATTGTCATGCTCTGGTGGATTAAGCAGTCAATCTCATGGTATCCAGACACTTGGTGGAAGCCCACAGAGATCTATAGCACTGGTACTGTGATATTCCAGTGGGCATTAGCAATGATAGTAATCTATGTGGTAGTTAACAAGTTCCTCATGCCAAAGATTGAGGCAAGACTTGCAGAGGAGGGATGA
- a CDS encoding OBG GTPase family GTP-binding protein → MPTNVTAEYLAAEEEYRNARTIAEKIRALEKMYATVPKHKGTEKLRLQIKRRLAELRKELEKQQAQRKGGGYSFSVKKEGAAQIVLAGLPNVGKSSLLRQLTGVDTDVADYPFTTVEPIPGMMKHKDVQIQVVEVPGLVEGAALGKGMGTQLLAVIRNADAIAIVIDLSQDPIKQMGIILKEFERAGIKLNKRRPRIEIKKMPYGGIIINGQENIKGDIEEVMKMLREEKIHSAEITVKEPVTLEEFADALDDSLVWRRAIIIANKGDAPGSKENYEKLVKAYGDRFKIVPVSAEKGINIDAVKDALYELADIIRVFTKSPGEEPAYPPIALKKGSTVLDVAKRIHKDFAKNFKYARVWGKSVKFPGQRVGADHVLEDGDIVEIHAR, encoded by the coding sequence ATGCCGACCAATGTTACAGCAGAGTACTTAGCAGCCGAGGAAGAGTATAGAAACGCAAGAACAATTGCAGAGAAAATTAGAGCACTTGAAAAAATGTATGCAACTGTTCCAAAGCATAAAGGAACAGAAAAGCTCAGACTCCAAATAAAGCGAAGACTAGCAGAGCTTAGGAAGGAACTCGAAAAGCAACAAGCTCAGAGGAAGGGAGGTGGGTATTCGTTTAGTGTTAAAAAAGAAGGTGCAGCCCAGATAGTCCTTGCTGGTCTTCCAAATGTAGGTAAATCTTCCCTTCTAAGGCAGCTCACTGGAGTAGATACTGATGTTGCTGATTACCCATTCACAACTGTTGAGCCCATTCCGGGAATGATGAAACATAAAGATGTTCAAATCCAGGTAGTTGAGGTTCCGGGTTTGGTTGAAGGTGCGGCATTGGGGAAAGGAATGGGAACTCAGCTTTTGGCTGTGATTAGGAATGCTGATGCAATTGCCATTGTTATTGACCTCTCACAGGATCCTATCAAGCAGATGGGAATAATTTTGAAAGAGTTTGAAAGAGCTGGAATAAAACTCAACAAGAGAAGGCCCAGAATTGAAATCAAAAAGATGCCCTATGGGGGAATTATAATTAATGGACAGGAAAACATCAAGGGTGATATTGAGGAAGTCATGAAAATGCTCCGTGAGGAGAAGATCCACTCAGCTGAGATAACTGTTAAAGAGCCCGTAACCCTTGAAGAGTTTGCTGATGCTTTAGATGATAGCTTGGTTTGGAGGAGGGCTATTATTATAGCAAACAAGGGCGATGCTCCGGGAAGCAAAGAGAATTATGAGAAATTGGTCAAAGCATATGGAGACCGCTTTAAGATAGTTCCTGTTTCAGCGGAAAAGGGAATAAATATTGATGCTGTTAAGGATGCTCTCTATGAGCTGGCTGACATAATAAGAGTTTTCACTAAATCACCAGGGGAGGAGCCAGCTTATCCACCTATTGCTCTTAAGAAGGGTTCAACTGTTTTAGATGTTGCAAAGAGAATCCATAAGGATTTTGCTAAGAACTTTAAATATGCTCGAGTGTGGGGTAAGAGCGTAAAGTTCCCAGGGCAAAGGGTAGGGGCGGATCATGTATTAGAAGATGGTGATATTGTTGAGATTCACGCCCGATAA
- a CDS encoding Lrp/AsnC family transcriptional regulator, protein MRGTLDETDKKILGILQKNSRTPLREISKAVGLAESTIYERIKKLKENGIIRKFTVILDPEALGFTMLSFILIKAKAGKYSYVAQELVKYPEIVEIYETTGDYDMIVKIRTRGSEELNEFLDRIGEIDGVEATHTMVVLKVHKETTELPL, encoded by the coding sequence GTGAGAGGTACCTTAGATGAAACTGATAAAAAAATTTTAGGAATACTTCAAAAGAACAGCCGGACTCCTCTGAGGGAGATTTCTAAGGCTGTTGGATTAGCCGAATCCACGATTTATGAAAGGATAAAAAAGCTTAAAGAAAATGGAATAATCAGAAAATTCACCGTTATCCTCGATCCAGAAGCCCTTGGGTTTACAATGTTGTCCTTTATTTTGATTAAAGCAAAAGCAGGAAAATATTCTTATGTCGCTCAGGAGCTTGTTAAATATCCTGAAATTGTCGAGATTTATGAAACCACAGGGGATTACGACATGATAGTTAAGATTAGAACAAGGGGTAGCGAAGAGCTGAATGAGTTCCTTGATAGAATTGGAGAAATTGATGGAGTTGAGGCAACTCATACAATGGTGGTTCTCAAAGTCCATAAAGAAACAACCGAGTTACCACTCTAA